The genomic region TTAGATGGGGAGACCACTGGATGGTTGATTCGGATGGACCACCGATCGAATTGTTCCATCGAAATTGCGGTCGCCACGTGATGCCCGTGCTTACTTGTCCCGCGTGCAACGAGGAGGTTAATGCGCGTACCATGTCGGCACGGCCTGGTCCGGGATTGAAAAAGCGAGCGGCGCGCCCCGAATACACACGGGTCCAGTCGCGGTGCAAGGAGCAGTCGCCAATATGATTCGCCAGTTTGAGTTCGAGGCCGAAATCTACCAGTCGCTGAGCTGCGTTCCGATGCAGGCGCGGCGCAAGCTCGACGCGGTTGGAATCAAAGTTCATCTTGCCCAGTGGCAGCAACTGGGCCGCGGCGAGCGCCTGATGATCTGTCACGTTCCGGCAAATTCCCCCGAGGAATGCGCCGCGCTCAAGTTGTTCATCGAAGAGGCCACCCTGGCGCGCGCGGGCAGCCCTCCTAAAGAACTGTCCGAGGAAGCACGCCGCAGCGCGACACCGCCCCCGGTACCTCCGCCGCGCCTGATCTCCCACGCCCGCCATCTGGGCACCGATCTGACTCAGGACAAGTGGAACCAGCTCGACGAAGACGAGCGCTACGCCCTGGTCAAATTGGGCGACGTCGAACGTCCCAGCCACAACCTGAAGTCCGCACTCATAGAATTCTTCTCCTAGACTCGGACCTCTGCGAGCTGACGCAGGGCTTTGATTTCGAACCTGCGCTCCTACCACGCCTCCCTAAACGGACGCAGCTCCACGTTGAACGACCATGCCGAGCGATCCTGATGGGCGATGTGCCACACTTCCTCTGCGATCGCCGCGGGCTTGATAAAAAAATTATCCGGTTCATTGGCAAATCGCCGTCGCGTCCACTCCAAATCGATCACCGCGTCGATGACCACGTAAGCAAGGTGAACCCCCTTGGGTCCCAGCTCGCGCGCCATCGACTCCGCCAGAATCCGCTGTGCCGCCTTGGTCGGAGCAAAGCCCGCGAAACTTGCCTTACCACGCTGGGCTGAGGTGTTGCCGGTGGCGATGATGGCGCCATCGCCTGCCGTTACCATCGCGGGCGCCAGTCGTCGCGCCAGGTAGAGCAGCGCCATCGTGTTGACCTGGAAATTGTGGTTCAACACCGCCGGCTCGATTTCCATGAAATTTCCGAAAGCTCCCCCGACCGCGTTGTGCACCAATACGCGGGGCTCTCCCAGGTCGGTGCGAACGGCCGCGACGGTCGCATCCAGCTGCGCCTCATCCGTCACGTCACACGCGTAGGCACGGCTGCTCGCTACCTCGCGCTCGAGCGCCTGCAACCGCGCATGATTGCGCGCCAGCATTGCGACCTGGTAACCGCCTTGCGCGAAACGCCGCGCGATCGCGGCGCCGGTGCCAGGCCCCACTCCGGTTACCAGCGCCACCGGATTCGATCTGCTCATATCCAACCCCTTGGTGTTAGTTAGCAGGCTGGGTGCGGACTACGCGATCGCGTTCCAACCGTTCTACGTCGGCCGCCGTGTAGCCCAACTCGCCCAGGATGGCAGCGGTATGCTCGCCCAGCAGGGGCGCGAGCGTCCTGATTCG from Candidatus Binataceae bacterium harbors:
- a CDS encoding SDR family NAD(P)-dependent oxidoreductase translates to MSRSNPVALVTGVGPGTGAAIARRFAQGGYQVAMLARNHARLQALEREVASSRAYACDVTDEAQLDATVAAVRTDLGEPRVLVHNAVGGAFGNFMEIEPAVLNHNFQVNTMALLYLARRLAPAMVTAGDGAIIATGNTSAQRGKASFAGFAPTKAAQRILAESMARELGPKGVHLAYVVIDAVIDLEWTRRRFANEPDNFFIKPAAIAEEVWHIAHQDRSAWSFNVELRPFREAW
- a CDS encoding nitrate reductase associated protein yields the protein MIRQFEFEAEIYQSLSCVPMQARRKLDAVGIKVHLAQWQQLGRGERLMICHVPANSPEECAALKLFIEEATLARAGSPPKELSEEARRSATPPPVPPPRLISHARHLGTDLTQDKWNQLDEDERYALVKLGDVERPSHNLKSALIEFFS